In Vespula vulgaris chromosome 10, iyVesVulg1.1, whole genome shotgun sequence, the following are encoded in one genomic region:
- the LOC127067075 gene encoding protein hunchback: MRGNCENTESVVRGSNQQQQQQQQQQQQQQQQQQQQQQQQSQQQTIVNDEKHPHHSSTTPAWVNTDRTVKEEAVEDKNDDSGMSPGDYTSNSTSPMSGVSFSAPNCSLSPGSSTSQDSNNIQSNNSDYSPQQMFNECRVPGEFNQLGQTDDSQMAMNVVPDAVRSTCDNGDTFQCPICGAISLNRSSFSEHLSNHYGNRSETRDNGNNELNDISVPGTSRDGNSQTSPNTEERSEIEEIEEPGLRVPRVNSQGRVKTFRCKQCQFIALTKLEFWEHSRRHIKAEKLLTCPKCPFVTEYKHHLEYHLRNHFGSKPFKCDKCSYSCVNKSMLNSHLKSHSNVYQYRCADCCYATKYCHSLKLHLRKYTHLPAMVLNADGSPNPLPIIDIYGTRRGPKNKSKVQKKEGVVRRSNTEQTNSVPRMVTVSPQVSPANSLATSMNSTVVNPSSSTIISDTVNDMTNTMNVVNQSTATPYNPIYPGFQLTNPLPVQEAQERLMPLDLSMRPLSCSYENNTVNNQPRRSITSTKGKGTNRRKGKAYKLDRRLVVSDNETDEETTPQLQPTNEFSRTIENDVRSLEDQLEDQQSEIHSEDHPEDFSEDRPDYHLPSCSRDPVPRYRPTTNGDSLFCYYCEIAFGNVIMYTEHMNYHGYEDPYTCNKCSHKCNDKVAFFLHIGRSKH, encoded by the exons ATGAGAGGAAATTGTGAAAACACAGAATCTGTCGTACGTGGGTCGaatcaacagcaacagcagcaacaacagcagcagcagcagcagcagcagcagcaacagcagcaacaacaacaacagtcACAGCAACAAACTATTGTCAACGACGAAAAACATCCCCACCATTCATCAACCACGCCCGCTTGGGTTAATACAGATAGAACTGTG aaagaagaagcagtTGAAGATAAAAACGACGATTCGGGAATGTCACCAGGAGATTACACGAGTAATTCAACGTCTCCTATGAGTGGAGTATCTTTTTCAGCGCCAAATTGCAGCTTATCGCCTGGAAGTTCAACTTCGCAAGATTCGAATAATATCCAATCTAATAATTCGGATTACAGTCCACAACAAATGTTTAATGAATGTAGAGTACCTGGCGAATTCAACCAACTTGGACAGACCGATGATTCTCAAATGGCTATGAACGTTGTTCCTGATGCTGTGAGATCTACCTGCGATAACGGAGATACGTTCCAATGTCCCATTTGTGGTGCAATAAGTTTAAATAG ATCTAGTTTTTCGGAACATTTATCGAATCATTACGGCAATAGATCCGAAACTCGAGATAATGGAAACAATGAATTGAATGACATAAGCGTTCCTGGGACTTCTCGAGACGGTAACAGTCAAACTTCACCGAATACTGAAGAAAGATCGGAAATTGAAGAAATTGAAGAACCGGGACTTCGTGTACCACGAGTAAACTCGCAAGGCAGAGTGAAAACCTTCCGATGTAAGCAATGCCAATTCATCGCTCTAACGAAACTCGAATTTTGGGAACATAGCCGTAGACACATAAAAGCAGAGAAGTTATTAACTTGCCCGAAGTGCCCATTTGTCACCGAATACAAACATCATTTGGAATATCATTTAAGAAATCATTTTGGCTCGAAACCGTTCAAGTGTGATAAGTGTTCTTATTCTTGCGTGAACAAATCGATGTTGAACAGCCATTTAAAATCTCATTCAAATGTGTATCAATACAGATGTGCCGATTGTTGTTACGCAACGAAATATTGTCATTCGCTTAAGTTACACTTACGAAAGTATACTCATCTACCCGCGATGGTACTAAATGCAGATGGTTCGCCTAATCCATTACcgataattgatatttatggTACCAGAAGAGGACCAAAAAACAAATCTAAAGTgcaaaagaaggaaggagttGTTCGAAGATCGAATACTGAACAAACGAATTCAGTACCGAGAATGGTAACAGTATCTCCTCAAGTTTCACCTGCGAATTCTCTTGCTACTTCAATGAACTCAACTGTTGTGAATCCATCATCTTCCACTATCATCAGTGATACAGTCAACGACATGACCAACACTATGAACGTTGTTAATCAGTCTACGGCTACACCCTACAATCCAATATACCCCGGCTTTCAATTAACAAATCCTTTACCAGTTCAAGAAGCTCAGGAGAGGCTGATGCCATTGGATCTGAGCATGCGTCCATTGTCATGCTCGTATGAAAATAATACCGTGAATAATCAACCAAGAAGGTCGATTACTTCGACCAAAGGAAAGGGCACAAATAGACGAAAGGGCAAGGCGTATAAACTTGATCGTCGGTTAGTTGTTTCGGATAATGAAACGGATGAAGAAACCACACCACAATTGCAGCCCACTAATGAATTTTCGAGAACGATAGAAAACGACGTTCGTAGCTTAGAAGATCAGTTGGAAGATCAACAATCAGAAATTCATTCCGAGGATCACCCAGAAGATTTTTCCGAAGATCGTCCAGATTATCATCTTCCATCGTGTTCAAGGGATCCAGTTCCAAGATATCGTCCCACTACAAACGGTGATTCATTATTTTGCTATTACTGTGAAATAGCATTTGGTAACGTTATAATGTATACGGAACATATGAATTATCATGGATATGAAGATCCATATACTTGCAATAAGTGCAGTCACAAATGTAACGATAAGGTGGCCTTCTTCCTTCATATAGGAAGATCGAAAcattag